One genomic region from Conexibacter woesei DSM 14684 encodes:
- a CDS encoding nucleotidyltransferase: protein MAVDLSANFEQFLQNISLGDPQVPRMNSAARTVSDFLLASYDIAQGNVFLQGSYANGTAIEPVRGGEYDVDLVAVCVGGNTTADDALSELEKRFRSDGRFRARVRRKQPCVRLEYAEDNVGGFHVDVVPVRYANHDAPLEAPRRGEGWHETAPAEYTRWCTSQGAYFLRTVKMLKRWRAEQQSVRTAVKSIVLQVLVAQCMPSVADDADRITQTFRNLHAHLAGMTRPPVVLNPVLPTENLAGRWTQESFASFVRELDEAVQWADQAMAATDVIEATDIWRELLGDDFPARTPTSLGFHVGDYSHAQTPSDRGWAERSDARYAVEITASTQRGKRGQTRRPYSSGGPVVFAGHKLRFKAEISAPNHVDVWWQVANTGAHARNASGLRGEIFRARDSRRGTNSDQTENWENTAYTGSHLVRALLVRNNEVVATSAWFVVNIYARGRPFRP, encoded by the coding sequence ATGGCAGTTGACCTGTCAGCGAACTTCGAACAGTTTCTCCAGAACATTTCCCTGGGGGATCCTCAGGTCCCACGGATGAACAGTGCAGCCCGCACGGTTTCTGACTTCCTGCTCGCCAGCTATGACATTGCCCAAGGCAACGTCTTCCTCCAAGGCTCTTATGCAAACGGGACCGCGATTGAGCCGGTCCGTGGTGGTGAATACGACGTTGACTTGGTTGCCGTCTGTGTCGGCGGGAACACGACCGCCGACGACGCGTTGAGCGAACTGGAGAAGCGCTTTCGATCGGACGGGCGGTTCAGAGCGCGCGTGCGTCGTAAACAACCTTGCGTGCGTCTGGAATATGCAGAAGACAACGTCGGCGGCTTCCACGTCGATGTCGTCCCGGTCCGATACGCCAACCACGACGCACCGCTCGAGGCTCCCCGCCGAGGTGAGGGCTGGCACGAGACCGCACCGGCAGAGTACACGCGATGGTGTACAAGCCAAGGTGCCTACTTCTTGCGCACCGTCAAGATGCTCAAGCGATGGCGCGCCGAGCAGCAGTCTGTCCGAACTGCCGTCAAGTCCATTGTGTTGCAGGTCTTGGTGGCCCAATGCATGCCGAGCGTTGCGGACGACGCCGACCGCATCACTCAGACCTTTCGCAATCTGCACGCGCACCTCGCCGGTATGACGAGACCACCAGTGGTCTTGAATCCTGTTTTGCCGACCGAGAATCTTGCCGGGCGTTGGACGCAGGAGAGTTTCGCGTCTTTCGTCCGCGAACTTGACGAGGCGGTCCAGTGGGCCGACCAGGCGATGGCTGCCACCGACGTCATCGAGGCGACCGACATCTGGCGCGAACTGCTCGGCGATGACTTTCCAGCCCGAACGCCTACTTCGCTTGGTTTCCATGTCGGCGACTACAGCCACGCGCAGACGCCGAGCGATCGTGGATGGGCGGAACGCTCGGACGCGCGATACGCCGTGGAGATCACCGCGTCGACGCAACGAGGGAAGCGCGGACAGACCCGGCGGCCATATTCATCCGGTGGACCAGTCGTATTCGCTGGGCACAAGCTTCGCTTCAAGGCTGAGATATCAGCGCCTAACCATGTTGATGTCTGGTGGCAGGTGGCGAACACGGGTGCGCATGCCCGGAACGCTTCGGGCCTGCGCGGAGAGATCTTCAGAGCGCGGGACAGCCGACGAGGAACGAACAGCGACCAGACGGAGAACTGGGAGAACACGGCGTACACGGGAAGCCATCTGGTGCGCGCGCTGCTTGTGCGTAACAACGAGGTGGTCGCCACGAGCGCTTGGTTCGTCGTGAACATCTACGCAAGAGGCCGGCCTTTCCGTCCTTGA
- a CDS encoding helix-turn-helix domain-containing protein, whose translation MSRRRNVARPGGFGRAVREVRARRGLSQMGLGRAAGLHHNYVGAIERGEINPTIDKLAVGLDMPLSELAVIYERNVAEDASGVRRS comes from the coding sequence ATGTCGCGCAGACGAAACGTCGCGCGGCCCGGTGGGTTCGGTCGGGCGGTGCGGGAAGTTCGGGCGCGGCGGGGGCTGTCTCAGATGGGGCTCGGTCGGGCGGCGGGGTTGCATCACAACTACGTGGGTGCGATCGAGCGTGGCGAGATCAATCCGACGATCGACAAGCTCGCGGTCGGGCTCGACATGCCGCTCTCGGAGCTGGCCGTGATCTATGAGCGCAACGTCGCTGAGGATGCGTCGGGAGTGCGGCGGTCGTGA
- a CDS encoding ribbon-helix-helix domain-containing protein translates to MSGRRHVTTVRFDADLWERLCATADRLGVHRAELVRDATREHVARLDQTDRLTRLEQRVGVIARTILRLSGRPQGR, encoded by the coding sequence GTGAGCGGGCGCCGGCATGTGACGACGGTGCGGTTCGACGCCGACCTGTGGGAGCGGCTGTGCGCGACCGCCGATCGGCTCGGCGTGCATCGCGCGGAGCTGGTTCGGGATGCGACGCGCGAGCACGTAGCCCGCCTCGATCAGACCGATCGGCTGACGCGCCTTGAGCAGCGCGTCGGGGTGATCGCGCGGACCATCCTGCGGCTCTCCGGACGGCCGCAGGGGCGCTGA
- a CDS encoding replication-relaxation family protein, whose translation MSSPLRGRAGRVTQAQVWELAAHLTDRDREIVVTLFEQRVLRTDQMAVLFFSSVRRAQDRMLFLYRHRVVDRFYPAAPRGRGKPQAHWLLDDAGAHIVAACLDVDRKALHWERRSDWGAHRHLAHRLGVNGFVTGLVAATLKAPGVGVARWHGPRAVARVIPGGLTEKPIPDAGFQLSTAEGRVECLLEWDRGTESASVLSEKLHRYRRASQDARGGPVANVLFVVPSEQRVETLHRALVDADQPSEWDRVREHWKDWPLLVTTTGELDDFGPLGRIWRPVNQERRFLVALADLPPHDETEDPVPLADCLGRRWRKDNPEFWARLSPLTARR comes from the coding sequence ATGTCTTCCCCTCTTCGTGGGCGTGCGGGGCGGGTGACGCAGGCGCAGGTGTGGGAGCTGGCAGCGCATCTGACCGACCGTGATCGAGAGATCGTGGTGACGTTGTTTGAGCAGCGAGTGTTGCGGACCGATCAGATGGCGGTGTTGTTCTTCTCGTCGGTGCGGCGTGCGCAGGATCGGATGCTGTTCCTCTACCGCCACCGTGTGGTCGATCGGTTCTACCCGGCCGCTCCGCGTGGGAGGGGCAAGCCGCAGGCGCACTGGCTGCTGGACGACGCGGGCGCTCACATCGTCGCCGCATGTCTCGACGTGGACCGCAAGGCGCTGCACTGGGAGCGCCGCAGCGACTGGGGCGCGCACCGGCACCTCGCGCACCGGCTCGGTGTCAACGGGTTCGTGACCGGGCTGGTCGCGGCGACGCTGAAGGCCCCTGGTGTTGGTGTGGCGCGGTGGCATGGTCCGCGTGCGGTCGCCAGAGTGATTCCGGGCGGGCTGACTGAGAAGCCGATCCCGGATGCCGGGTTCCAGCTCTCGACGGCGGAGGGGCGGGTGGAGTGCTTGCTGGAATGGGACCGTGGGACCGAGTCAGCGTCGGTGTTGAGCGAGAAGCTGCATCGGTATCGGCGGGCGTCGCAGGACGCGCGCGGCGGACCGGTCGCCAACGTGCTGTTCGTGGTCCCGTCCGAGCAACGGGTGGAGACGCTGCACCGCGCGCTCGTGGACGCTGATCAGCCGTCGGAGTGGGACCGCGTGCGGGAGCACTGGAAGGACTGGCCGCTGCTGGTCACGACGACCGGCGAGCTGGACGACTTCGGTCCGCTGGGTCGGATCTGGCGGCCGGTCAATCAGGAACGGCGGTTCCTCGTTGCGCTGGCCGATCTGCCGCCGCATGACGAAACCGAGGACCCGGTCCCGCTCGCTGACTGCCTCGGTCGGCGGTGGCGCAAGGACAACCCGGAGTTCTGGGCGCGGCTGTCGCCCTTGACCGCACGGAGGTGA
- the leuS gene encoding leucine--tRNA ligase produces MTELRELRYEPKAIEPKWQQVWADEHTWEVSNEDDGRPPYYVLEMLPYPSGEPHMGHMKNYALGDAVAHFNRRIGRRVLHPMGYDAFGLPAENNAIRTGVHPRDATAESIASFQRQFREWGISIDWTREFGTHEPRYYRWTQWLFLQLYERGLAYRKEAAVNWCPNDQTVLANEQVVDGHCERCGFEVEVRQLVQWFFAITRYADRLLADLDTIQWPEHVKTMQRNWIGRSEGAEVTFRNDDVGIDYEVFTTRPDTLFGATFFVMAPEHPDVLKLVEGTDREQAVRDYINHALTESKEERGDGDKAKTGVALGRTVRNPVNGEEIPMYVADYVLMEYGTGAIMAVPGHDARDHAFATAYDLPIRRVIASEPGVEDELPYTGDGVLVNSAPQFDGKPNRAALEEIVAWLHGDGKGQRSINYRLRDWLVSRQRYWGCPIPIVYCDDCGAVPVPAADLPVELPDVTEYKPRGRSPLAAAEEWVNTTCPRCGGAARRETDTMDTFVDSSWYFLRYTDANNDEAAWDRTVADRWMPVDQYIGGVEHAILHLLYARFFTKAFADMGLLGSDEPFQALFTQGMITRDGAKMSKSKGNVISPSTYVDRYGADTARCYILFIGPPDQDADWSDEGVEGVHRFLARLWRLGDELGAGSCDSPAAGSLSADVAVARKAHWAIEKVTNDVSGRFAFNTAISAVMELVNECYRHRESASPEVLRFACATAASLVFPFAPHVGSEVYELTTGRRVWEEPWPVADPALLEADTFQLVAQVNGKVRDRITAPSDASKERLEELARAAPNVLAHLDGRDVVKVIVVPGKLVNIVVR; encoded by the coding sequence ATGACCGAACTGCGCGAGCTGAGATACGAGCCGAAGGCGATCGAGCCGAAGTGGCAGCAGGTGTGGGCCGACGAGCACACCTGGGAGGTCTCCAACGAGGACGACGGCCGCCCCCCGTACTACGTGCTGGAGATGCTGCCGTATCCGAGCGGCGAGCCCCACATGGGGCACATGAAGAACTACGCGCTCGGCGACGCGGTCGCGCACTTCAACCGCCGCATCGGCCGTCGCGTCCTGCACCCGATGGGGTACGACGCGTTCGGCCTGCCCGCGGAGAACAACGCGATCAGAACGGGCGTCCACCCGCGTGACGCGACCGCCGAGTCGATCGCCTCCTTCCAGCGCCAGTTCCGCGAGTGGGGCATCTCGATCGACTGGACGCGCGAGTTCGGCACCCACGAGCCGCGCTACTACAGATGGACGCAGTGGCTCTTCCTGCAGCTGTATGAGCGCGGCCTCGCGTACCGCAAGGAAGCCGCCGTCAACTGGTGCCCGAACGACCAGACCGTGCTCGCCAACGAGCAGGTCGTCGACGGGCACTGCGAGCGCTGCGGCTTCGAGGTCGAGGTCAGGCAGCTCGTGCAGTGGTTCTTCGCCATCACCAGATACGCGGACCGGCTGCTCGCCGACCTCGACACGATCCAGTGGCCCGAGCACGTCAAGACGATGCAGCGCAACTGGATCGGCCGCTCCGAGGGCGCCGAGGTGACGTTCCGCAACGACGACGTCGGGATCGACTACGAGGTCTTCACGACCCGGCCGGACACGCTCTTCGGCGCGACGTTCTTCGTGATGGCGCCGGAGCACCCCGACGTGCTGAAGCTGGTCGAGGGGACGGACCGCGAGCAGGCGGTGCGCGACTACATCAACCACGCGCTCACCGAGTCGAAGGAGGAGCGCGGCGACGGCGACAAGGCGAAGACGGGCGTTGCGCTCGGCCGCACCGTGCGCAACCCGGTCAACGGCGAAGAGATCCCGATGTACGTCGCCGACTACGTCCTGATGGAGTACGGCACCGGCGCGATCATGGCGGTCCCGGGCCACGACGCTCGCGACCACGCGTTCGCGACCGCCTACGACCTGCCGATCCGCCGCGTGATCGCCTCCGAGCCCGGCGTCGAGGACGAGCTGCCGTACACCGGTGACGGCGTGCTCGTTAACTCCGCCCCGCAGTTCGACGGCAAGCCCAACCGTGCGGCGCTGGAGGAGATCGTCGCGTGGCTGCACGGCGACGGCAAGGGCCAGCGCTCGATCAACTACCGCCTGCGTGACTGGCTCGTCTCGCGCCAGCGCTACTGGGGCTGCCCGATCCCGATCGTCTACTGCGACGACTGCGGCGCCGTCCCCGTCCCGGCGGCGGACCTGCCGGTCGAGCTGCCGGACGTGACCGAGTACAAGCCGAGAGGCCGCTCGCCGCTGGCGGCAGCCGAGGAGTGGGTCAACACCACCTGCCCGAGATGCGGCGGCGCTGCACGGCGCGAGACGGACACGATGGACACGTTCGTCGACTCCTCCTGGTACTTCCTGCGCTACACCGACGCGAACAACGACGAAGCCGCGTGGGATCGCACGGTCGCCGACCGCTGGATGCCGGTCGACCAGTACATCGGCGGGGTCGAGCACGCGATCCTCCACCTGCTGTACGCGCGCTTCTTCACGAAGGCGTTCGCAGACATGGGCCTGCTGGGGAGCGACGAGCCGTTCCAGGCGCTCTTCACGCAGGGGATGATCACCCGCGACGGCGCGAAGATGTCCAAGTCGAAGGGCAACGTGATCAGCCCGTCGACCTACGTCGACAGATACGGCGCCGACACCGCCCGCTGCTACATCCTCTTCATCGGCCCGCCCGACCAGGACGCCGACTGGTCCGACGAGGGCGTCGAGGGCGTGCACCGCTTCCTCGCGCGCCTCTGGCGCCTGGGCGACGAGCTGGGGGCAGGCTCGTGCGACTCGCCGGCGGCCGGCTCGCTGTCCGCCGACGTCGCCGTCGCACGCAAGGCGCACTGGGCGATCGAGAAGGTCACCAACGACGTCTCGGGCCGCTTCGCCTTCAACACCGCGATCTCGGCGGTGATGGAGTTGGTGAACGAGTGCTACCGCCACCGCGAGAGCGCCTCGCCCGAGGTGCTGCGCTTCGCCTGCGCGACCGCCGCGTCGCTCGTCTTCCCGTTCGCCCCGCACGTGGGCAGCGAGGTCTACGAGCTGACGACCGGCCGGCGCGTGTGGGAGGAGCCGTGGCCGGTCGCCGACCCCGCGCTGTTGGAGGCGGACACGTTCCAGCTCGTCGCGCAGGTCAACGGCAAGGTGCGCGACCGCATCACCGCCCCGAGCGACGCGTCGAAGGAGCGGCTGGAGGAGCTGGCCCGCGCCGCGCCGAACGTGCTCGCCCACCTTGACGGCAGAGACGTCGTCAAGGTGATCGTCGTCCCGGGAAAGCTCGTCAACATCGTCGTGCGGTAG
- a CDS encoding helix-hairpin-helix domain-containing protein has translation MPQPTKPQLAIYAAFAIAVLLIGARFLREGAEDPAAAGSSPPSGALGSADGSGSAPPLGDGGAGGSPGNGVSGSGGTLVVDVKGAVRRQGVYRLPAGSRVLDAVRRAGGVTGRADRLRVNLAARVVDGGEVVVPRKGETGGGGFAASGSAGGGAGSSGAAGSSGTAPLALDINTATAQELEQLDGVGPATAAKIVAYREQNGGFRSIDELDEVSGIGEAKMAAIRAQLGQ, from the coding sequence ATGCCGCAGCCGACCAAGCCCCAGCTGGCGATCTACGCCGCGTTCGCGATCGCCGTCCTGCTGATCGGCGCGCGCTTCCTGCGCGAGGGCGCGGAGGACCCGGCGGCGGCCGGCTCTTCTCCTCCTTCGGGCGCGCTCGGCTCAGCCGACGGCTCAGGCTCCGCGCCACCGCTCGGTGACGGCGGGGCCGGCGGGTCGCCCGGCAACGGCGTGTCCGGCTCCGGAGGCACGCTTGTCGTCGACGTCAAGGGAGCCGTGCGCCGGCAAGGCGTCTACAGACTGCCCGCCGGCTCGCGCGTGCTCGACGCGGTTCGGCGCGCGGGCGGGGTTACCGGCCGGGCGGACCGCCTGCGCGTGAACCTGGCGGCGCGGGTGGTGGACGGCGGCGAGGTCGTCGTGCCGCGCAAGGGGGAGACGGGCGGCGGCGGGTTCGCGGCGAGCGGGTCTGCGGGCGGCGGGGCCGGCTCGTCTGGTGCCGCCGGCTCGTCCGGCACCGCGCCGCTCGCGCTCGACATCAACACCGCGACCGCCCAGGAGCTGGAGCAGCTCGACGGCGTCGGCCCGGCGACCGCGGCGAAGATCGTCGCCTACCGCGAGCAGAACGGCGGTTTCCGCTCGATCGACGAGCTGGACGAAGTCTCCGGGATCGGCGAGGCGAAGATGGCCGCGATCCGCGCGCAGCTGGGCCAGTGA